In a single window of the Candidatus Cloacimonadota bacterium genome:
- a CDS encoding cyclic nucleotide-binding domain-containing protein → MEQNNREEKSMIKFLKKVSIFAKLSKSELKQLQQFIYTRHYKAGEPVFKKGYPNVIFFIVKEGEVRVYLTKKGEDIELDRVKPEGHFGSIGLFADVKRTASVEAVEDSVLLGISKKDLATFVGKHHQAGIKILYELGNILCDHIIKLNDRLIEVDDGKKQ, encoded by the coding sequence ATGGAACAAAATAATCGTGAAGAAAAAAGCATGATCAAATTTTTGAAGAAAGTTTCGATCTTTGCAAAACTCTCAAAATCGGAACTAAAACAACTTCAACAATTTATTTATACCCGACATTATAAAGCAGGTGAACCTGTTTTCAAAAAAGGTTATCCAAACGTCATTTTTTTTATTGTAAAAGAAGGTGAAGTTAGAGTATATCTAACCAAAAAGGGTGAGGATATCGAATTGGATAGAGTTAAGCCCGAAGGACATTTTGGTTCTATCGGTCTTTTTGCAGATGTCAAACGAACAGCTTCGGTTGAAGCGGTTGAGGATTCTGTTTTATTGGGTATATCCAAAAAAGATCTGGCTACATTTGTAGGAAAACACCACCAGGCCGGTATCAAAATTTTATACGAGTTAGGCAACATTCTATGCGATCACATTATAAAACTGAATGACAGATTGATAGAAGTAGATGATGGAAAAAAGCAATAA
- a CDS encoding YfhO family protein: protein MAVKVKNKKIQKKQRKDIFETIFEGKYRHVIFIAVLFIILSSFFFKIAFKNYVPQASDTMQWRSSAEQLIEYNKTNKDQALWNPAIFSGMPSYLTSFASKYPFINTIQKLTNKVINWRVLLLFTMGLGVYFLMIYLKFDPIIAFISAIAFSLSVHFIGLIEIGHNSKFKAVVYIPWIFFFVHYLKDRKTVLALGLATLMIIGQLRENHPQISYYTFLMLAIYWIFQLVWAIREKKIKPFITFTLLLLAAGIIALMAVAQPYMSTMEYGQYTIRGGSSGLETSYATSWSFHPMEILSFINPSIYGGVSPYYWGWMPFTQTSMYMGVIIFFLGLLALFSNRSKLVKILGTVSVVVLFISFGRHLPFLSNFLLNYLPGFNKFRVPAMILVILQFAFVVLAGYGLKTIIDRRKENKKKFFKNLQTVLYVVIGLLIVFFLIINSMQNSGFVRDGEQSKYSLQQIQQLRTLRYEKALNDGLVTGIFLIAAILLTILYGNKKMSKYPFLIIIMILVVVDLLLVDSRFLQNVVPQNYIDKTYVKTEADKFLEKDNETFRIYPLGGGFGQNQWGYYNQTIGGYHGAKLKRYQEILDNCLNYEFQNRIPINWNIVNMLNVKYVIFQENLPLENLEYAFYDRRQKQTIFKNKNYLPRAWFVKNIERIDKKENIWKRLNQQEFNPAESAIIEQEIPPVSVPAQSSVELESFDLHYLKFNVKTDSTAFLTVSEIYYPAGWKAYIDGEETEIYPTNYILRGVVIPAGEHVLEMKFAPQTYTISIKLSLAGLIITIILLIIGLFFYYKENYKGEIVYTMKKTD, encoded by the coding sequence ATGGCTGTTAAAGTAAAAAACAAAAAAATCCAGAAAAAACAAAGGAAAGATATCTTTGAAACTATCTTTGAAGGAAAATATCGGCATGTAATATTCATAGCTGTTCTTTTTATCATTTTATCTTCTTTTTTCTTCAAAATTGCTTTTAAAAACTACGTTCCCCAAGCCAGCGATACAATGCAATGGCGCTCAAGTGCCGAACAACTTATCGAGTACAATAAAACGAACAAAGACCAGGCTTTATGGAATCCGGCAATTTTCAGCGGAATGCCCAGCTACCTGACTTCTTTTGCTTCCAAATATCCTTTTATAAATACGATCCAAAAATTAACCAACAAAGTAATCAACTGGCGAGTTTTACTACTTTTTACTATGGGATTGGGAGTTTACTTTTTGATGATCTACCTGAAGTTTGATCCCATAATTGCTTTTATTTCTGCAATTGCATTTTCACTTTCGGTTCATTTTATCGGGCTTATCGAGATCGGGCATAACTCCAAATTTAAAGCTGTGGTCTACATTCCCTGGATTTTCTTTTTCGTGCATTACCTAAAGGATCGAAAAACTGTTCTGGCTCTTGGATTGGCAACTTTAATGATAATCGGTCAACTCAGAGAAAATCATCCGCAGATTTCTTATTACACATTCCTGATGCTGGCAATTTACTGGATTTTCCAACTTGTCTGGGCGATCAGAGAAAAAAAGATAAAACCTTTCATCACTTTCACGCTGCTGCTTCTGGCTGCAGGAATTATAGCTCTGATGGCAGTTGCACAGCCGTATATGTCCACAATGGAATACGGTCAATACACCATTCGCGGTGGTTCATCTGGATTGGAAACAAGTTATGCTACAAGCTGGTCTTTTCATCCGATGGAAATTTTGTCTTTTATCAATCCCAGCATTTACGGTGGCGTGTCTCCTTATTATTGGGGCTGGATGCCGTTCACGCAAACTTCCATGTATATGGGAGTTATCATTTTCTTCCTGGGTCTATTAGCACTCTTTTCAAATCGATCAAAACTGGTTAAAATTTTAGGTACTGTTTCGGTTGTTGTGCTTTTCATTTCTTTTGGAAGGCATTTGCCTTTCCTTTCAAACTTCCTTTTGAACTATCTGCCTGGATTCAATAAATTCCGGGTTCCGGCAATGATTCTGGTGATCTTGCAATTTGCTTTTGTAGTTCTGGCAGGTTATGGCTTAAAAACGATTATAGACAGGCGGAAAGAAAACAAAAAAAAGTTTTTCAAGAATCTGCAAACCGTACTTTATGTGGTGATCGGTCTTTTGATTGTCTTTTTTCTGATAATCAACTCCATGCAGAATTCAGGTTTTGTGCGAGATGGAGAACAGAGTAAATATTCCCTGCAGCAAATTCAGCAGTTAAGAACTCTGCGTTATGAAAAAGCTTTGAATGACGGTCTCGTTACAGGAATTTTCCTGATTGCTGCGATCTTGCTTACAATTCTTTATGGAAATAAGAAGATGTCTAAATATCCTTTTCTTATCATAATCATGATCCTGGTTGTGGTTGATCTATTGCTGGTGGACAGCAGGTTCCTGCAGAATGTCGTTCCACAAAATTATATTGATAAAACCTATGTAAAAACCGAAGCTGACAAATTCCTGGAAAAAGATAATGAAACTTTCCGCATCTATCCTTTAGGCGGTGGTTTTGGCCAAAATCAGTGGGGATATTACAATCAAACAATCGGTGGTTATCATGGAGCAAAACTGAAACGTTACCAGGAAATTCTGGATAACTGCTTGAACTATGAATTTCAGAATCGAATTCCAATAAACTGGAATATCGTGAATATGTTGAATGTAAAATATGTGATCTTCCAGGAGAATCTGCCTTTGGAAAATTTGGAATATGCTTTTTATGATCGCAGGCAGAAACAGACTATTTTCAAAAATAAAAACTATCTTCCCAGAGCCTGGTTTGTAAAAAATATAGAACGAATAGATAAAAAAGAAAATATCTGGAAAAGATTAAATCAACAGGAATTCAATCCTGCAGAATCTGCAATCATCGAGCAGGAAATTCCCCCTGTTTCAGTTCCTGCACAATCTTCAGTTGAACTGGAAAGTTTCGATCTTCATTACTTGAAATTCAATGTAAAAACAGATTCGACAGCCTTCCTGACTGTGAGTGAAATTTATTATCCTGCTGGTTGGAAAGCCTATATCGATGGCGAAGAAACCGAGATTTATCCTACAAATTACATTTTGCGGGGTGTCGTAATTCCTGCCGGAGAACATGTATTGGAAATGAAATTTGCTCCTCAAACTTATACGATCAGTATTAAGCTGAGTTTGGCTGGACTTATCATTACGATCATTCTTCTTATCATCGGTTTGTTTTTCTATTACAAAGAAAATTACAAAGGTGAGATCGTTTACACGATGAAGAAAACGGATTGA
- a CDS encoding ferritin family protein encodes MENEKILTALKDAMKGEFDSIAVYQNAKHNSRDKEVMKFFDNRANEEKKHYNYLLALYQAIKNYEELKPVKMKEAENLIFSDRFKQEIGKNNLLFSAISVATLLEKNAFDFYQKAAEETDNEILKSFFEKMADWEKHHYDVLLEIADDAKETFWQENRFEPF; translated from the coding sequence ATGGAAAACGAAAAAATCCTGACTGCCCTAAAAGATGCAATGAAAGGAGAATTTGACAGCATTGCTGTTTACCAGAACGCCAAACATAATTCTCGGGATAAAGAAGTGATGAAATTCTTCGATAACAGAGCAAACGAAGAAAAGAAACATTACAATTATCTTTTGGCTTTATATCAGGCTATCAAAAATTACGAAGAATTAAAACCGGTAAAAATGAAAGAAGCTGAAAATCTGATTTTTTCTGACAGATTCAAACAAGAGATCGGAAAAAATAACCTTTTATTTTCAGCTATTTCTGTAGCCACACTTCTTGAGAAAAATGCTTTTGATTTTTATCAGAAAGCAGCTGAGGAAACTGATAATGAAATTCTGAAATCGTTCTTTGAAAAAATGGCTGACTGGGAAAAGCATCATTATGATGTCCTTCTTGAAATTGCCGATGATGCCAAAGAAACTTTTTGGCAGGAAAATAGGTTTGAACCATTTTAG
- a CDS encoding AI-2E family transporter, translating to MEKSNKRSTAIRWIIFAINLLVLIAAILFYRSILSYIAISFLIAYLIAPIVNYVEKYHISRTVSILAVYVIIGFLLSLLFSAIIPQLIQQYKEFQETLIAASNEGFSLSSLGLDNIDRYISNLEEKLPDLRIREQINSMFSADKVSNVLNQVPQLFKGVFNTIAFIIVVPVVSFFLLKDERYFMRSFFNMISNRYFEFSIHLFEKIEESFGKFFRALLLESLLVALLSIAGLLILGIPYALVLGLIVGIANPIKYLGPFIGAVPTVIVILFGPTPDIYLLYIVIMFFIVQQIDSLILFPWLIGKSMDLHPLVVILTVIAGGYAFGILGMLLAVPVVFLLKTILEVSKKSLKEFEII from the coding sequence ATGGAAAAAAGCAATAAACGTTCAACTGCCATCCGCTGGATAATTTTTGCTATAAATTTATTAGTTCTTATCGCAGCGATATTGTTTTATCGGTCTATTTTGTCTTATATTGCTATTTCTTTTTTGATCGCTTATTTGATTGCTCCCATCGTGAATTATGTCGAGAAATATCACATTTCCCGAACTGTTTCAATTTTGGCTGTTTATGTTATTATCGGTTTTTTGCTTTCATTGTTGTTCAGCGCCATTATTCCGCAGTTGATTCAGCAATATAAAGAGTTTCAGGAAACCTTGATAGCTGCCAGCAATGAAGGCTTCAGTCTTTCTTCTCTGGGGTTAGATAATATTGATCGTTATATTTCAAATTTGGAAGAAAAACTTCCGGATTTGAGAATTCGTGAACAGATCAACAGCATGTTTTCTGCCGATAAAGTAAGCAATGTTTTAAACCAGGTTCCCCAGCTTTTCAAGGGCGTTTTCAATACAATTGCATTTATAATTGTGGTTCCTGTCGTCAGCTTTTTCCTGCTGAAAGATGAGCGTTACTTCATGCGATCATTTTTCAACATGATCAGTAATCGCTATTTCGAATTTTCCATCCATCTTTTCGAAAAGATCGAAGAAAGTTTTGGCAAATTCTTCCGAGCGCTTTTATTGGAGTCTTTATTAGTAGCTCTGCTTTCTATTGCAGGACTGCTGATTTTGGGAATTCCCTACGCACTCGTTTTGGGGCTGATTGTTGGAATTGCCAATCCCATCAAATATCTGGGCCCATTTATCGGAGCAGTTCCCACGGTTATTGTAATTCTTTTTGGACCGACACCGGATATTTATCTGCTTTACATTGTTATCATGTTTTTTATTGTGCAACAAATTGACAGCCTTATTCTGTTTCCCTGGCTTATCGGTAAAAGCATGGATCTGCATCCACTGGTAGTAATTCTAACTGTGATTGCCGGAGGTTATGCTTTTGGGATTTTGGGAATGCTGCTGGCAGTTCCTGTTGTTTTCCTGCTTAAAACTATTTTAGAAGTTTCCAAGAAAAGTTTAAAAGAATTTGAAATAATATAA